One window of the Salvelinus namaycush isolate Seneca unplaced genomic scaffold, SaNama_1.0 Scaffold644, whole genome shotgun sequence genome contains the following:
- the LOC120042231 gene encoding gastrula zinc finger protein XlCGF17.1-like: MTSPKPRIADEAEKSPPRSEHLKKHQRKHTGKKSHHCSDCGKRFTSSTDLKSHQRIHTGEKSNSCDQCGKSFSVTRSLKAHQKTHTREKSYRCDQCGKSFVTSSILTIHQRTHTGEKPYSCDQCMKCFTTSNQLTIHQRIHTGEKPYHCSDCGRRFVSSQYLKSHKRTHTIAKPYHCSDCGKCFISSQYLKSHQKTHTGEKPYSCDQCGKRFSHSSNLMVHLRTHTGEKPYSCDQCGKSFTSFNQLTIHKRTHTGDKPYHCSDCGKSFVSSQNLKSHEKTHKGEKPYSCDQCGRSFTHSRNMISHQRTHTGGKH, encoded by the coding sequence CTgatgaggcagagaagagtccccccagatcagaacacctcaagaaacaccagcggaaacacacaggaaagaaatctcaccactgctctgactgtgggaagagattcacctcttCAACAGACCTTAAAAGCCATCAGAGAATccatacaggagagaaatctaatagctgtgatcaatgtgggaagagttttagtgtTACACGCAGCCTGAAAgcacaccagaaaacacacacaagagagaaatcttatagatgtgatcaatgtgggaagagttttgttacatctagcattctgactatacaccagagaacacacacaggagagaaaccttatagctgtgatcagtgtatgaagtgttttactacatctaaccagctgactatacaccagagaatacacacaggagagaaaccttaccactgctctgactgtggaaggCGTTTTGTTTCTTCCCAATATTTAAAatcacacaagagaacacacacaatagcgaaaccttaccactgctctgactgtggaaagtgttttattTCGTCACAAtatttaaaatcacaccagaaaacacacacaggagagaagccttatagctgtgatcaatgtgggaagagatttagtCACTCAAGCAACCTGATGGTACATTTGAGAacgcacactggagagaaaccttatagctgtgatcaatgtggaaagagttttacttcATTTAACCAGCTGACTatacacaagagaacacacacaggggataaACCTTACcattgctctgactgtggaaagagttttgtttCGTCCCAAAATTTAAAATCACACGAgaaaacacacaaaggagagaagccttatagctgtgatcaatgtgggaggagttttactCACTCAAGGAAcatgatatcacaccagagaacacacacaggagggaAACATTag